The Gemmata palustris genome includes a region encoding these proteins:
- a CDS encoding DUF7133 domain-containing protein, whose amino-acid sequence MTRLYPLLTAALAIGVALVPSRTFVPAAQPPKESVGEYVNKGNRADSARATLGSHKLPTLEGKWYFAGPFDNADRVGFDFAYPPEKKVDLKATYAGKSGAKVAWKEYDTFQLGRVVNLQKLFPDVTTDAVVYLYHTFESPRAFKLPISFGSDDTISVFVNGKRVLHEAHTRAAAPDQDMVFADVKAGTNELLVKVCQEAGEWAVYVNPELPDVVPETIRKRLDRDFPPKGVVEASGAAAKNESASYRIDTVPLANDCVLEVGGLAFRPDGKLLACTRRGDVYLIHNPTAENVADIKMTKFATGLHEALGLFVESNDTVFVVQRPELTKLVDIDHDGKADEYQTVCDKWGVSGDYHEFAFGPARDKQGNFFITLNVGFGGGHQAKAPWRGWCVKVSPDGKMEPYAYGLRSPNGINFAPDGELFYCDNQGEWVVTNKLHHLKKGAFYGHQAGLRWVKDSPFAGKVPEKVASGMWYDGTQPSQKKWNDLGRTLPWVRPAPVYPDLDPPCIWFPYGRMGKSASEPIWDTTGGKFGPYAGQCFVGDQTNSVVMRVALEKVNGVYQGACFPFRSGLQCGVNRLCFAPDGSLFAGQTNRGWGSLGGKPHGLQRVVYTGAEPFDIHHINLTKEGFALTFTKPLDPETIGARPVAVSSYTYAYKSDYGGPEVDTRAETAGAAALSKDGKTLTVPVGGLKKGRVYELRLDGPKSRTGEPVLHPEAYYTLNELVK is encoded by the coding sequence ATGACCCGCCTGTACCCACTCCTCACCGCGGCGCTGGCCATCGGTGTCGCCCTCGTTCCGTCGCGCACGTTCGTCCCCGCGGCGCAACCGCCGAAGGAGTCCGTGGGCGAGTACGTGAACAAGGGCAACCGGGCAGACAGCGCACGGGCCACGCTCGGTTCGCACAAGTTGCCCACGCTCGAGGGCAAGTGGTACTTCGCGGGGCCGTTCGACAACGCGGACCGGGTCGGTTTCGACTTCGCGTACCCGCCCGAAAAGAAGGTCGATCTGAAGGCGACCTACGCCGGCAAGTCCGGCGCGAAGGTGGCGTGGAAGGAGTACGACACGTTCCAACTGGGCCGCGTCGTCAACCTCCAGAAACTCTTCCCGGACGTGACCACCGACGCGGTGGTGTACCTCTACCACACGTTCGAGTCGCCCCGGGCGTTCAAGCTGCCCATCTCGTTCGGCAGCGATGACACCATCAGCGTGTTCGTGAACGGCAAGCGCGTGCTGCACGAGGCCCACACGCGCGCCGCCGCGCCGGACCAGGACATGGTGTTCGCCGACGTGAAGGCCGGGACAAACGAGCTGCTCGTCAAGGTGTGCCAGGAGGCGGGCGAGTGGGCCGTGTACGTGAACCCGGAACTGCCCGACGTGGTGCCGGAAACGATCCGCAAGCGCCTCGACCGCGACTTCCCGCCCAAGGGCGTCGTCGAGGCGTCGGGGGCCGCCGCGAAGAACGAATCCGCGTCGTACCGGATCGACACGGTTCCGCTGGCGAACGACTGCGTGCTGGAGGTGGGCGGGCTCGCGTTCCGGCCGGACGGCAAACTGCTCGCCTGCACGCGCCGCGGGGACGTGTACCTGATCCACAACCCGACCGCGGAGAACGTCGCCGACATCAAGATGACGAAATTCGCGACCGGGTTGCACGAGGCGCTCGGGCTGTTCGTCGAGTCCAACGACACGGTCTTCGTGGTCCAGCGCCCCGAGCTGACGAAACTCGTGGACATCGACCACGACGGCAAGGCGGACGAGTACCAGACCGTGTGCGACAAGTGGGGCGTGTCGGGCGACTACCACGAGTTCGCGTTCGGCCCGGCGCGCGACAAACAGGGGAACTTCTTCATCACGCTCAACGTCGGGTTCGGCGGCGGGCACCAGGCGAAGGCTCCGTGGCGCGGGTGGTGCGTGAAGGTCTCGCCCGACGGCAAGATGGAGCCGTATGCTTACGGCCTGCGCTCGCCCAACGGCATCAACTTCGCGCCGGACGGCGAACTGTTCTACTGCGACAACCAGGGCGAGTGGGTGGTGACGAACAAGTTACACCACCTGAAGAAAGGCGCGTTCTACGGGCACCAGGCCGGGCTCCGGTGGGTGAAGGATTCGCCGTTCGCCGGGAAGGTGCCTGAGAAGGTCGCGAGCGGGATGTGGTACGACGGCACGCAGCCCTCGCAGAAGAAGTGGAACGACCTCGGGCGCACGCTCCCGTGGGTGCGCCCGGCGCCGGTGTACCCGGACCTGGACCCGCCGTGTATCTGGTTCCCCTACGGGCGGATGGGGAAGTCCGCCAGTGAGCCGATTTGGGACACCACCGGCGGTAAGTTCGGCCCCTACGCGGGCCAGTGCTTCGTCGGCGACCAGACGAACTCCGTCGTGATGCGGGTGGCGCTGGAGAAGGTGAACGGCGTGTACCAGGGCGCGTGCTTCCCGTTCCGGAGCGGGTTGCAGTGCGGGGTGAACCGGCTGTGCTTCGCGCCGGACGGGAGCCTGTTCGCGGGCCAGACGAACCGCGGGTGGGGGTCGCTCGGCGGCAAACCTCACGGGCTCCAGCGGGTCGTGTACACGGGCGCGGAGCCGTTCGACATCCACCACATCAACTTGACGAAAGAGGGCTTCGCGCTCACGTTCACCAAACCGCTGGACCCGGAGACGATCGGCGCCCGGCCCGTGGCGGTCAGCTCGTACACCTACGCTTACAAGAGCGACTACGGCGGCCCGGAAGTGGACACGCGCGCCGAAACCGCCGGCGCCGCGGCGCTCTCGAAGGACGGCAAGACGCTGACCGTGCCGGTGGGCGGGCTGAAGAAGGGCCGCGTGTACGAACTCCGTCTCGACGGCCCGAAGTCCCGCACCGGTGAACCCGTGTTGCACCCGGAGGCGTACTACACGCTCAATGAACTGGTGAAGTGA
- a CDS encoding phospholipase D-like domain-containing protein — MTRRTKPAKNNRTAMNPEDLDRFLTQSLADRKLSGGEKSALTDWLAKNVKSDQHRGLVRHSAFEVVRRAIADPASAELVEWLEDVMKVLAPLASVAQTSGVPTAGQDEAFFAPGERCLQQIIHRFGQCRRTADVCVFTITDDRITRAILDAHRRKVVVRIITDNEKQHDAGSDIQKFREAGIAVKTDDMHGPADTGLNGHMHHKFAIFDGARLINGSYNWTRGAADMNFENIVDTADASLIAAFTAEFARLWNQF; from the coding sequence TTGACCCGGCGGACCAAACCCGCGAAGAACAACCGGACCGCGATGAACCCCGAAGACCTCGACCGCTTCCTCACGCAATCGCTCGCCGATCGCAAGCTCTCCGGCGGCGAGAAATCCGCACTCACGGACTGGCTCGCGAAGAACGTGAAGTCCGACCAGCACCGCGGGCTGGTTCGGCACTCCGCGTTCGAGGTCGTGCGCCGGGCAATCGCCGATCCCGCGTCCGCCGAACTGGTGGAGTGGCTCGAAGACGTGATGAAGGTGCTCGCACCGCTCGCTTCGGTCGCTCAAACCTCCGGTGTGCCGACGGCGGGCCAAGACGAAGCGTTCTTCGCGCCGGGCGAACGGTGCCTCCAGCAGATCATTCACCGGTTCGGTCAGTGCCGGCGCACCGCGGACGTGTGCGTGTTCACGATCACCGATGACCGCATTACCCGGGCGATTCTCGATGCGCACCGGCGCAAAGTGGTCGTGCGCATCATCACGGACAACGAGAAACAACACGACGCCGGTTCGGACATCCAGAAGTTCCGCGAAGCGGGCATCGCTGTGAAAACAGACGACATGCACGGCCCCGCGGACACGGGCCTCAACGGGCACATGCACCACAAGTTCGCCATCTTCGATGGCGCGCGGCTCATCAACGGCAGTTACAACTGGACCCGCGGTGCGGCCGACATGAACTTCGAGAACATCGTCGATACCGCCGACGCGAGTCTGATCGCCGCGTTCACTGCCGAATTCGCGCGGTTGTGGAACCAGTTCTAA
- a CDS encoding polyprenyl synthetase family protein yields MATVSPATSGGTAPGLDPTHRSGSRAAGLAFAPVAAEIAEAERIFDSTLAPHRGPFGPLIEHLKHYRGKRLRPALLLLTAKAVGKITPAHHALAAAMEMIHTATLVHDDVLDEAEMRRHAPTVNAGWGNKVSILLGDMLFTHAFHLTSTVDGRACQITGEVTNRVCAGELRQVTERGNLELTEADYFAIIDGKTAALTECCGRLGALYAGASEDVAAKLGNYGRSLGLAFQIADDLLDLVGTEDAAGKTLGTDLEQQKLTLPVIHCLNRLPPTESAKLRDAIRTNAEGLGARVLQALEKTQSIAFAKRRAEELARSAKQELECLPRNECRAILEAIAEWSIRREK; encoded by the coding sequence ATGGCAACCGTTTCGCCCGCTACTTCTGGCGGAACCGCTCCGGGGCTCGATCCCACTCACCGGTCCGGCTCGAGGGCCGCGGGTTTGGCGTTCGCCCCAGTCGCGGCCGAGATCGCCGAAGCCGAGCGCATCTTCGACAGCACGCTGGCGCCCCACCGCGGTCCGTTCGGGCCACTCATCGAGCACCTCAAACACTACCGCGGTAAGCGCCTCCGGCCGGCGCTGCTACTCCTTACGGCCAAAGCGGTTGGGAAGATCACGCCCGCGCACCACGCGCTCGCCGCGGCGATGGAGATGATCCACACGGCCACGCTCGTTCACGACGACGTGCTCGACGAAGCTGAAATGCGCCGACACGCCCCTACGGTGAACGCCGGGTGGGGCAACAAGGTCAGCATTCTGCTCGGCGACATGCTGTTCACGCACGCCTTCCACCTCACGAGCACGGTGGACGGTCGCGCGTGTCAGATTACGGGCGAAGTGACCAACCGCGTGTGTGCCGGCGAACTCAGGCAGGTCACCGAACGCGGCAACCTCGAACTGACCGAAGCCGACTACTTCGCCATCATTGACGGCAAGACCGCGGCTCTCACGGAGTGCTGCGGGCGGCTCGGTGCGCTCTACGCGGGCGCGTCCGAGGACGTGGCCGCGAAACTCGGGAACTACGGGCGCTCGCTGGGGCTGGCATTCCAGATCGCGGACGACCTGCTCGATCTGGTCGGCACCGAGGACGCCGCCGGTAAGACGCTCGGCACCGACCTCGAACAGCAGAAGCTCACGCTCCCGGTGATTCACTGCCTGAACCGCCTTCCGCCGACCGAGTCCGCAAAACTCCGCGACGCGATCCGCACAAACGCAGAGGGGCTCGGGGCGCGCGTGCTTCAGGCGCTGGAGAAGACACAGTCCATCGCCTTCGCGAAGCGCCGGGCCGAGGAACTCGCCCGTTCTGCGAAGCAAGAGTTGGAGTGCCTCCCGCGCAACGAGTGCCGCGCGATCCTGGAAGCCATCGCGGAGTGGAGCATTCGCCGGGAGAAGTAA
- the moaC gene encoding cyclic pyranopterin monophosphate synthase MoaC, producing MSTLSHFDESGASRMVDVGGKAETHRVARASAVVRMLPTTLALIRDKQVAKGDVLEVARLAGIMAAKKTADLIPLCHPLPLTSVKLDFAFPAEDSLRIEAAVTVFARTGVEMEALTAVTVAALTVYDMCKAADRGMVIEAVRLEEKDGGKSGHFVRAPA from the coding sequence ATGTCCACACTCTCACATTTCGACGAGTCCGGCGCGTCACGCATGGTCGATGTCGGCGGGAAAGCTGAGACGCACCGCGTCGCCCGGGCTTCGGCGGTCGTGCGCATGTTGCCGACCACCCTCGCGCTCATTCGGGACAAGCAGGTGGCAAAGGGGGACGTGCTCGAAGTGGCCCGGCTCGCGGGGATCATGGCTGCGAAGAAAACCGCCGACCTGATCCCGCTGTGTCACCCGCTCCCGCTGACGTCCGTGAAACTGGATTTCGCGTTCCCGGCGGAAGATTCGCTGCGAATCGAGGCCGCGGTGACAGTTTTCGCGCGCACGGGTGTTGAAATGGAGGCCCTCACTGCGGTTACCGTAGCAGCCCTAACGGTGTACGACATGTGCAAGGCGGCCGACCGCGGAATGGTGATCGAAGCGGTGCGGCTGGAAGAGAAGGACGGCGGGAAGAGCGGACACTTCGTTCGCGCCCCGGCGTGA
- a CDS encoding ATP-dependent Clp protease proteolytic subunit, whose translation MPLVPIVVESRGREERAYDIYSRLLKDRIIFLQGVVHDDMANLIVAQMLYLQFEDPKRDISLYINSPGGSVTAGMAIYDTMQFITCDVATYCMGQAASMGAMLLTAGTKGKRFALPHARVMIHQPSAGSEGTAEEILIHAKEFLRTKDTLNKLMAMHSGQPVEAITKGTDRDNFMSAQEAREFGLIDKVLERMPAETLAANRPTGD comes from the coding sequence ATGCCGCTCGTACCGATCGTCGTGGAGAGCCGGGGCCGCGAAGAACGCGCCTACGACATTTACAGCCGCTTGCTGAAGGACCGGATCATCTTCCTTCAGGGCGTGGTTCACGACGACATGGCGAACCTGATCGTCGCGCAGATGCTGTACCTCCAGTTTGAAGACCCGAAGCGCGACATCAGCCTTTACATCAACAGCCCCGGCGGGAGCGTGACCGCGGGCATGGCGATCTACGACACCATGCAGTTCATCACGTGCGACGTCGCGACGTACTGCATGGGACAGGCCGCCAGCATGGGCGCGATGCTCCTGACGGCCGGGACGAAGGGCAAGCGGTTCGCCCTGCCGCACGCCCGGGTGATGATCCACCAGCCGAGCGCCGGGAGCGAGGGGACCGCGGAGGAGATCCTGATCCACGCGAAGGAGTTCCTCCGCACGAAGGACACGCTGAACAAGCTGATGGCCATGCACAGCGGCCAACCGGTCGAGGCGATCACGAAGGGCACCGATCGCGACAACTTCATGTCCGCGCAAGAGGCCCGCGAGTTCGGTTTGATCGACAAAGTTCTGGAGCGGATGCCGGCCGAGACGCTCGCCGCCAACCGCCCGACAGGGGACTGA
- a CDS encoding ClpP family protease, with protein MFSPFDPTAAARTFEPTLQRGQYTRQRTMTLGDLLMENRIVFLGAGQDLGSPVITDLLASMVIQRLLFLQYENKTADIHMYINSPGGSVSATLAIYDTMQFLEAPIHTYCMGLAASGAAVLLAAGSKGKRYALPNSKVMIHQPYGQVGGQVSDIEIQANEIIKERQRLNEILAKHTGQPIDIIAKETDRDKYYHADEAKSFGLVDEVLIRPEPKK; from the coding sequence ATGTTCTCACCGTTCGACCCGACGGCCGCGGCCCGCACCTTCGAGCCGACGCTCCAGCGCGGCCAGTACACCCGCCAGCGGACGATGACGCTCGGCGACCTGTTGATGGAAAACCGGATCGTGTTCCTCGGCGCCGGCCAGGACCTCGGGAGCCCGGTCATCACGGACCTGCTCGCCAGTATGGTGATCCAGCGGCTCCTGTTCCTCCAGTACGAGAACAAGACGGCCGACATCCACATGTACATCAACAGCCCCGGCGGGTCGGTCTCCGCCACGCTCGCGATCTACGACACGATGCAGTTCCTGGAGGCCCCGATCCACACGTACTGCATGGGCCTCGCGGCCAGTGGTGCGGCGGTGCTGCTCGCGGCCGGGAGCAAGGGCAAGCGGTACGCGCTGCCGAACTCCAAGGTGATGATCCACCAGCCCTACGGGCAGGTCGGCGGGCAGGTCTCGGACATCGAGATCCAGGCCAACGAGATCATCAAGGAGCGCCAGCGGCTCAACGAGATCCTGGCCAAGCACACCGGCCAGCCGATCGACATCATCGCCAAGGAAACCGATCGCGATAAGTACTACCACGCGGACGAGGCCAAGTCCTTCGGGCTCGTGGACGAGGTGCTCATCCGCCCGGAACCCAAGAAGTAA